Genomic segment of Burkholderia pyrrocinia:
CCACGCTTTTGTAACTGGGAAAGAATGCGCAGGTCGATCCGGTCTAGCTTGCTGTCCGTCATGTTCGCGTGAGAAGGCAGTAATGGAATGTCCGGTTACTTTAGAGTCGAACGGTAGCCGCCACAAGCCCGGCTTTCCCTCGCCCGGTTCACGCCGGCAGCGCGTGGGAGGCGTCGAGCGCGCGCCGCACGCCCGCGTCGGCCAGCACGTCGTCGAGCGTCTTGCGCACGCGATCGAACATCAGGTCGAACTCGCCGGCCGTAAAGCTGAGCGCCGGCGCGAAACCGAGCACGCCGTCGCCGAACGCGCGGAACACGATGCCGTTCGCGTACGCGGCCGCCGTGATCCGGTCAGGCAGGTTCAGCGCCGGGTCGAAGCGCGTCTTGCGCCCCTTGTCGGCCACCAGTTCGAGCGCGCCGAGCAGGCCCGCCGAACGCGCATCGCCGACCAGCGGATGGTCGCGCAGCGCGGCAAGGCCCGCCGCGAAGCGCGGCGCCATCGCCTGGCCGTTCGCGAGCAGCCCGCCGTCGTGATAGAGCCTCAGCACCTCGAGGCCGATCGCGGCGCTGACCGGATGCGCGGAATACGTGTGGCCGTGCCCGACCACCGCGGAATCGGTGCGACTGCCCGCGATTCCGTCATAGATTTCGTCGGACATCAGTACCGCGCCCATCGGCGCATAGCCGGCCGTCAACCCCTTCGCGACGGTCATCAGGTCCGGCTCGACGCGTTCGGTCTCGCACGCGAACAGCGGGCCCGTGCGGCCGAAGCCGGTGATCACCTCGTCGGCCACGAACAGGATGCCGAGGCGCCGGCACGCGTCGCGCATCGCCTTCAGCCAGCCCGCGGGCGGCACGATCACGCCGCCGGAGCCCTGCACCGGTTCGCAGAAGAACGCGGCGACGTTGTCCGCGCCGAGTTCCGCGACCTTCGCTTCGAGCGCGGCGACGGACGCGGCGATCAGCGCCTGCGGATCATCGCCGAGCGGGTGGCGATACGGGTACGGCGACGGAATGTGGTGCTGGTCGGCGCGCGGCAGGTCGAAATGGCGATGGAACGCGGGCAACGCGGTGAGCCCGGCGCCGATCGACGACGAGCCGTGATAGCCGCGCTCGAGCGCGATCATGTGCTTCTTCGTCGGGCGGCCGGTCGCGTTGAAATAGTGCGTGATGAAGCGCACCGCGGAATCGACGGCGTCCGAGCCGCCGAGCGTGAAGTACACGCGGTTCAGCGACGCGGGCGCGAGTGCGGCGAGCCGCTCGGCAAGCTCGATCGCGGGCTGCGATCCGAAATGGAAATAGCCGGTTGCGTACGGCAGCTTCGCCATCTGGTCGGCCGCCGCCTTCACGATGCTGTCGCGGCCGTAGCCGACGTTCACGCACCACAGGCCGGAAAACGCGTCGAGCAGCGTGTGGCCTTGCGCATCGCGCAGGAAGACGCCGTCGGCCGAGTCGAGCACGGTGACGCCGCGCGCCTCGTGCATACGGTAATTGACGACCGGATGAATCAGGTGTTGGCGATCGGCTTCGATCAGCGCGGAGTAGGTCATGGCAGGGCGGGACTCTCGTCGGGTGTCAGCGATGGAGTCATGCTAACGAGCGAGAAATTCCCGCGTGCCTTCAATTTGCCGCCCGAAACGTACGGGCGCGGCGTTTGCACGGCGCGCTTCGGCATTTTCTGCTGCGCCCGTGCGCCGGCGCGCGCGAACGGTTAGTAGCCGCGTGCGCGATCGACGACGCCGATCATCGGCTGGCCCGCGCGATGGCGCGCGAGGTTCGCGAGCACGGCGTCGACGGCGGTGTCGGGCCGCGTCGCGCTGGCGATGTGCGGCGTGATCCGGATGCGCGGATGCGTCCAGAACGGGTGTCCGGCCGGCAAAGGTTCGGGGTCCGTCACGTCGAGGATCGCGCTGTCGAGCCGGCCGCTGTCGAGTGCCGCGAGCAGCGCGGCGGCGTCGAGCTGCGGGCCGCGACCGACCTGCACGAGCGACGCGCCGGCCGGCAGCGCATCGAACACGCGCGCGCCGAGCAGCCCGCGCGTGCCGTCCGTCAGCGGCAGCAGGCAGATCAGGATGTCGGTGCGCGCGAGAAACGCGTCCAGCGCCGCATCGCCCGCATGGCACTCGACGCCGTCGAGCGTGCGTGGCGTACGGCTCCAGCCGGCGCACGGGAAGCCGAAGCGCCGCAGCGTGTCGAGCACGGCCTGGCCGAGCGTGCCGAGCCCGAGCACGCCGACGCGGCGGGATGCAGCCGCGCGCACCGGCCGCTCGTGCCATACCTGCGCGCGTTGCTGCGCCGCATAGTCGAACAGGTCGCGATGGATCGTCAGAACGGCCTGCGTCACGTACTCGACCATGCCGTCGACGATGCCGGGCTCGATCATCCGCACGACCGGGATGTGCGCAGGCACGCGCGACAGGTCGAACTGGTCGATGCCGGCGCCGACGGAGAACACGATCTCGAGGTTCGGCAGCAGCGCGACCGGATCGTCGGGCGGCTGCCACGCGGCGAGGTAGCGCACCGCGTGCGGATCGCCGATGTCCGGCCAGATCCGGAACGCGAGGTCGGGCGCCTGTTGCGCGAAGCGGTGCGCCCATTGCGCGCCGCGTACTGGATCGGCCTTGTAGACGAAGCTCATGGCACGCGTCGCTCAGCCGAGCGCCTGGTTCACGATCGCGAACGTGCGCAGCGCCGGGTCGCGCGCGGGCGCCGCACCGCGCGCCATCGCGACGACGGTATCGACGCGCGGCAGGCCGAGCCCCTGCAGCCAGTCCGACAGCCCGCTGTCACCGGGCACGTCGATGCGCACGAACATGCCTTCGTGCAGCGCGAGCCAGTGGCTGATCAGCGCCTGCGCGCGCAGCGCGTCCGGTGCGATCACCGGGCCGATCGCGTGGCCGCGGCCGAAACGGCGAAACAGCGCGAAGCCGAGCAGTTCGCCGTCGCGATCGAGCGCGATCCCGTTGGCGACGCCGAGCAGCGCATCGATCACCGCATCGCGCGGGTAGCCGGCCGCGCGCGCTGCGAGCGCCGCGAGTCGCGGGCCGTCGTTGGTGCCGAGCGGCCGCAGCCGCTCGCCGGGCGGCAGCGAAATCAGCGGCGGCTGGAACGCGGCGCCCTGGTGCTGGTCGATCGTGCCGATCGCACCGAATCCGAACTTCACGTAGAGCGGCTCGCCGGCCGGCGTCGCATGCAGGAACACGGTCCGCGGGCCGAGGCTGTCGACGACGCGCGCGAGCAGTTCGCGGCCGATGCCGCGGCCCTGGCGCTCGGGCGACACGATCACCATGCCGAGCGAGGCGTGCGACTCGCCGAAGCGCCAGCCGAGCGCGGTGCCGACGATGCCGGATTCGTCTTCGGCGACGAAGCCGCTGCCGAGCTGGAGCGCGAAGCGCCAGTCGTCGAGCCGGTGCGGCCACTTGACCGCCTCCGACAGCCGGTGCGCAGCGGGCAGGTCCGTTTCGGCGAACGGGCGATAGGTAAGCGTGCGGGAAGTATTGAGGTCGGACACGCCGGACTCCGGATGGGTAGGAATGACATCTCGACTCTGCCAGCGGCACAGCGGCGCGGATAGGACGATTCGCCTGTTTTCCGGCGGCAGCGGCCGCTCGCGTCAGATCGACGCAAACCCGCTCGATCGGCGCGAACGAACACGCGTATCGTGCCGGCGCGCGCTGCCGATCCGGCAACTCCTGCTGTGGGAATGCCACTACGATGAAGGCGACGGTGTCGCTGCCGCTTGCCGGCGAGCCGCGTCGGCCGGCAGCCTGCCCGGGTTTTCGCGAGGCTCGCCGGCCGGCCCGGCGAGCCTCGCCGGATCATGCCGCACATCGTGCTGCACGATCCGGGCAACTCGCGGCGATTGTGCGTTTTGGGCGGCGCCGAACGATGTGCGAACGACTTTTTGCCCTGATTCAATTTCGTTGAACCCAGCCCGTCCCCGGCCCTGCCGGGGCTTCACACCGACAGGACGTCACCATGATCCAATTTGAACCGAAGTACATCACGTTCGACTGCTATGGCACGCTGACCCGCTTCCAGATGGCGGAGCTTGCGCGCGAGATTTACGCGGGCCGGCTGTCGCCGGTCGCGATGGAGGACTTCGTGCGCGCGTTCGCCGCGTATCGGCTCGACGAGGTGCTCGGCGCCTGGAAGCCGTACCGCGACGTCCTCGTCAACGCAATTCGTCGCACCTGCGCGCGGATCGGCGTGACGTTCGACGAAGCCGAGGCCGAGCGTTTCTATCATGCGGTTCCGACCTGGGGCCCGCATCCGGACGTGCCGGCCGGCCTGTCGCGGCTCGCGAAGAAGTACAAGCTGGTGATCCTGTCGAACGCGTCGGACGACCAGATCATGAGCAACGTCGACAAGCTTGGCGCGCCGTTCCACGCGGTGTTCACCGCGCAGCAGGCGCAGTCGTACAAGCCGCGCATGCAGGGCTTCGAATACATGTTCGACAAGCTCGGCTGCCAGCCGCAGGACGTGCTGCACGTGTCGTCGAGCCTGCGCTACGACCTGATGACGGCCGAGGATCTCGGGATCAAGCACAAGGCGTTCGTCAATCGCGGCCACGAGCCCGGCACGCCGTTCTACAACTACTACGAGGTGTCCGACATCGGCCATCTCGCGACGCAGCTCGGCCTGTAAGCGCCGCGCCGGCTGCGCGCGAATGTGCCGTGCGACGCGTAGCCACGCGGGCACACCCGGGGCGAATCCAGGAGCGGCCGGCCCGGCCGCTTCGTCGTGCGCGTACGATCGGCGCACGAAACAAGGGTAATTACCGATGCGGTGCCGTTCAAGGTAGAGCCGCCAACGCCGATATATGTACCGAATGGTTAATATCGCGAGGCTCCCGCATGAAGTTGTCCACGAAACTGCTGATGCTCGTCGCAGCCGCGCTGCTCGGCGTCGTATTGCTTGCCGCGATGTCGCTGCAGACGCTGCGCGGCGCGCTGATCGACAGCCGTCGCGAAGAGATCGTCATTCTTTTGACGAAGGCCGAACATCTGGTCAATTCGTACCGCGCGTTGCAGGCGAGCGGTACGCTCACCGCGGATCAGGCCCAGCAGCAGGCAAAAGCCGCGCTGTCGGCGCTCAACGCGGATACGAAAAGCTACTACTGGGTCACGACTGCCGACGGCGTCAACCTGGTTCACCCGAACGCGAAGTTCGTCGGCACGCGGGCCAAGGGCAACCGCACGACCGGCGGCCTGACCGATAGCGAGGCTTATCGCGCCGGGATGGCGCAGGCGCATTTCGCGCTCGTCGACGTGCTGGTCAAGCGCAGCCCCGACGCGGATGCGGAGCCGAAACTCCAGGGCGTGGTCGCCATTCCGGAGTGGGACTGGTGGATCGGCACGGGATTCTTTTATGACGATATCGACGCGGCCTTCACGCGGCTCGAGATGGTACTGGGCGCCATTGCGCTCGTCATCGCCGCGACGCTGGCAGCAATCGCGTGGGGCGTCCTGCGCAGCGTCAGGCGCACGCTGGGCGGCGAGCCGGCGCACGCGACGCACATCGCGGCACGCATCGCCGCCGGCGAACTGGACGTCGAGTTCGATGCGGCAAAGGCGGCGCCGGGCAGCCTGCTCGCGGCGCTCGGCGAAATGAAGGCGCGACTGACCGAGACGATCGCCGAAATCCAGACCACGTCCCACTCGATTGCCGTCGGCACCGGCGAGA
This window contains:
- a CDS encoding aspartate aminotransferase family protein, yielding MTYSALIEADRQHLIHPVVNYRMHEARGVTVLDSADGVFLRDAQGHTLLDAFSGLWCVNVGYGRDSIVKAAADQMAKLPYATGYFHFGSQPAIELAERLAALAPASLNRVYFTLGGSDAVDSAVRFITHYFNATGRPTKKHMIALERGYHGSSSIGAGLTALPAFHRHFDLPRADQHHIPSPYPYRHPLGDDPQALIAASVAALEAKVAELGADNVAAFFCEPVQGSGGVIVPPAGWLKAMRDACRRLGILFVADEVITGFGRTGPLFACETERVEPDLMTVAKGLTAGYAPMGAVLMSDEIYDGIAGSRTDSAVVGHGHTYSAHPVSAAIGLEVLRLYHDGGLLANGQAMAPRFAAGLAALRDHPLVGDARSAGLLGALELVADKGRKTRFDPALNLPDRITAAAYANGIVFRAFGDGVLGFAPALSFTAGEFDLMFDRVRKTLDDVLADAGVRRALDASHALPA
- a CDS encoding 2-hydroxyacid dehydrogenase, yielding MSFVYKADPVRGAQWAHRFAQQAPDLAFRIWPDIGDPHAVRYLAAWQPPDDPVALLPNLEIVFSVGAGIDQFDLSRVPAHIPVVRMIEPGIVDGMVEYVTQAVLTIHRDLFDYAAQQRAQVWHERPVRAAASRRVGVLGLGTLGQAVLDTLRRFGFPCAGWSRTPRTLDGVECHAGDAALDAFLARTDILICLLPLTDGTRGLLGARVFDALPAGASLVQVGRGPQLDAAALLAALDSGRLDSAILDVTDPEPLPAGHPFWTHPRIRITPHIASATRPDTAVDAVLANLARHRAGQPMIGVVDRARGY
- a CDS encoding GNAT family N-acetyltransferase; translated protein: MSDLNTSRTLTYRPFAETDLPAAHRLSEAVKWPHRLDDWRFALQLGSGFVAEDESGIVGTALGWRFGESHASLGMVIVSPERQGRGIGRELLARVVDSLGPRTVFLHATPAGEPLYVKFGFGAIGTIDQHQGAAFQPPLISLPPGERLRPLGTNDGPRLAALAARAAGYPRDAVIDALLGVANGIALDRDGELLGFALFRRFGRGHAIGPVIAPDALRAQALISHWLALHEGMFVRIDVPGDSGLSDWLQGLGLPRVDTVVAMARGAAPARDPALRTFAIVNQALG
- a CDS encoding haloacid dehalogenase type II; protein product: MIQFEPKYITFDCYGTLTRFQMAELAREIYAGRLSPVAMEDFVRAFAAYRLDEVLGAWKPYRDVLVNAIRRTCARIGVTFDEAEAERFYHAVPTWGPHPDVPAGLSRLAKKYKLVILSNASDDQIMSNVDKLGAPFHAVFTAQQAQSYKPRMQGFEYMFDKLGCQPQDVLHVSSSLRYDLMTAEDLGIKHKAFVNRGHEPGTPFYNYYEVSDIGHLATQLGL